The Halomonas sp. 7T genome contains a region encoding:
- a CDS encoding co-chaperone GroES: MNIRPLHDRVVIRRKEEEQKTAGGIVLPGNAQEKPTRGEILAVGNGRILESGDVRPLDVKVGDTVIFKDGYGVEKQKIDGEEVLIMSEADILAVVEG, from the coding sequence ATGAATATCCGTCCTTTGCACGATCGCGTCGTAATTCGCCGCAAGGAAGAAGAGCAGAAAACAGCTGGCGGCATCGTGCTACCGGGTAACGCGCAAGAAAAACCCACGCGTGGCGAAATCCTGGCGGTGGGTAACGGCCGTATTCTTGAAAGTGGTGACGTACGCCCATTAGACGTCAAAGTTGGCGACACCGTTATTTTTAAAGACGGTTACGGCGTAGAAAAGCAGAAAATTGATGGTGAAGAAGTGTTGATCATGAGCGAAGCCGATATTTTGGCGGTCGTTGAAGGCTAA
- a CDS encoding RNA methyltransferase, with the protein MLSNIRIVLVQTFHPGNIGAAARAMKTMGLSELVLVNPRAFPDEEATRLAAGAQDVLDNARVVSSLDAAVMDCVQVVGASARLRSLPLPHYDEPDDMSFDVIQNAHTAPVALVFGRERSGLTNDEIRCCTHQVSIPANPEYGILNLSQAVQILAYEVHRAWRKRDMNGFEYQRPLEATPPSREQFGYFQEHLGRLMQQSGFLTQPHARTEEQLQTLFARAQPSRKELSLLRGLLSAFETHLPKQ; encoded by the coding sequence GTGCTTTCCAATATTCGCATCGTACTCGTTCAAACCTTCCACCCTGGCAACATTGGCGCTGCTGCTCGCGCAATGAAAACTATGGGCTTATCCGAGCTTGTACTGGTCAATCCACGGGCTTTTCCTGATGAGGAAGCAACGCGCTTAGCGGCTGGCGCTCAGGATGTGCTGGACAATGCGCGCGTGGTTAGCTCATTGGATGCGGCGGTGATGGACTGCGTTCAGGTCGTCGGTGCCAGTGCCCGCTTGCGCAGCCTGCCCTTACCCCACTATGACGAACCTGATGACATGTCGTTTGACGTCATTCAAAATGCACACACCGCTCCGGTAGCCTTGGTGTTCGGGCGGGAACGTTCGGGCCTGACAAACGACGAAATTCGCTGTTGCACACACCAAGTCAGCATTCCTGCCAACCCAGAGTATGGCATCCTGAATCTTTCTCAAGCGGTACAGATCCTAGCCTATGAGGTACATCGGGCCTGGCGCAAGCGTGATATGAACGGCTTTGAGTATCAGCGTCCGCTAGAAGCAACGCCGCCCAGCCGTGAACAATTTGGTTACTTTCAAGAGCATCTTGGCCGCCTGATGCAACAAAGTGGCTTTTTAACCCAGCCCCACGCCCGCACCGAAGAGCAGCTTCAAACCCTCTTTGCCCGAGCGCAGCCGAGCCGGAAAGAGCTTTCTCTGCTACGCGGCCTGCTAAGTGCTTTTGAAACGCACTTACCCAAACAGTAG
- the groL gene encoding chaperonin GroEL (60 kDa chaperone family; promotes refolding of misfolded polypeptides especially under stressful conditions; forms two stacked rings of heptamers to form a barrel-shaped 14mer; ends can be capped by GroES; misfolded proteins enter the barrel where they are refolded when GroES binds): MSAKQVKFSDDARKRMARGVDVLANAVKVTLGPKGRNVVLDKSFGAPTVTKDGVSVAKEIELKDKFENMGAQMVKEVASKTSDAAGDGTTTATVLAQAIVAEGLKGVTAGMNPMDLKRGIDQAVAAAVKEIQAMSVPCTDTKSIAQVGTISANGDKRIGEIIAEAMEKVGKEGVITVDEGRGFEDELEVVEGMQFDRGYLSPYFVTNQDTMTVELEDPYILLVDKKISNIRELLPVLEAVAKQGKPLAIIAEDIEGEALATLVVNNMRGIVKVAAAKAPGFGDRRKSMLQDIAILTNGTVISEEVGLTLEQANLDHLGTAKRMTMSKENTTIIDGSGAEGDIEARVNQIRAQIEDTSSDYDKEKLQERVAKLAGGVAVIRVGAATEVEMKEKKARVEDALHSTRAAVEEGVVPGGGTALVRVMATVQGLTGDNEDQNHGINMALRAMQSPLRQIVTNAGEEAAVVINRVKDGEGNFGYNAQTGEYGDLFEMGVLDPAKVTRTALQSAGSVAGLMITTECMIADDPEEKEAAPDMGGMGGMGGMGGMM; the protein is encoded by the coding sequence ATGTCAGCTAAACAAGTTAAGTTCTCTGATGATGCCCGTAAACGCATGGCGCGTGGCGTTGACGTACTTGCCAATGCCGTAAAAGTCACCTTGGGTCCGAAAGGTCGCAACGTGGTGCTCGACAAATCGTTTGGCGCGCCAACCGTTACTAAAGACGGCGTATCTGTCGCTAAAGAGATCGAACTGAAAGATAAGTTCGAAAACATGGGCGCACAGATGGTTAAGGAAGTTGCTTCCAAGACGTCTGATGCCGCTGGTGACGGTACCACTACAGCCACCGTTCTGGCACAAGCAATTGTCGCGGAAGGCCTTAAAGGCGTGACTGCTGGTATGAATCCGATGGATCTCAAGCGCGGCATCGACCAAGCCGTCGCCGCTGCGGTTAAAGAGATCCAAGCGATGTCTGTTCCCTGCACCGACACCAAGTCGATTGCCCAGGTCGGTACGATTTCTGCCAACGGCGACAAGCGCATCGGTGAAATCATCGCTGAAGCGATGGAAAAAGTCGGTAAAGAAGGCGTCATCACCGTTGATGAAGGCCGTGGCTTTGAAGACGAGCTAGAAGTGGTTGAAGGCATGCAGTTTGATCGCGGCTACCTCTCTCCTTACTTCGTTACCAACCAGGACACCATGACGGTTGAGCTGGAAGATCCTTACATCCTGTTAGTGGATAAAAAGATCTCCAACATCCGTGAGCTGCTACCGGTTCTCGAAGCCGTTGCTAAGCAAGGCAAGCCGCTGGCGATCATCGCTGAAGATATCGAAGGCGAAGCCTTAGCAACGCTAGTTGTAAACAACATGCGCGGTATCGTTAAAGTAGCCGCTGCGAAAGCGCCTGGTTTCGGTGACCGTCGTAAATCCATGCTGCAGGATATCGCTATCCTGACCAACGGCACTGTGATTTCTGAAGAAGTTGGCCTAACGCTTGAGCAAGCAAACCTGGATCACCTGGGTACCGCTAAGCGTATGACCATGTCGAAAGAAAACACCACCATCATTGATGGCTCTGGTGCAGAGGGCGATATCGAAGCACGCGTTAACCAAATCCGCGCGCAAATCGAAGACACCTCTTCTGACTACGACAAAGAGAAGCTGCAAGAGCGCGTTGCCAAACTGGCAGGCGGTGTTGCCGTTATCCGTGTCGGTGCGGCAACCGAAGTAGAAATGAAAGAGAAGAAAGCACGCGTTGAAGATGCTCTGCACTCAACCCGTGCTGCCGTCGAAGAAGGCGTTGTACCTGGCGGCGGCACCGCCCTAGTTCGCGTCATGGCGACCGTACAAGGCCTGACTGGCGACAACGAAGACCAGAACCACGGCATCAACATGGCACTGCGCGCTATGCAGTCTCCGCTGCGTCAGATTGTGACCAACGCGGGTGAAGAAGCTGCTGTTGTTATCAACCGCGTGAAAGATGGCGAAGGAAACTTCGGCTACAACGCACAAACTGGCGAGTACGGCGACCTGTTTGAAATGGGCGTACTGGATCCGGCGAAAGTAACCCGTACTGCTCTGCAGTCTGCCGGTTCCGTTGCTGGCCTCATGATCACCACTGAGTGCATGATCGCTGACGACCCAGAAGAGAAAGAAGCCGCTCCTGATATGGGTGGTATGGGCGGAATGGGTGGCATGGGCGGCATGATGTAA
- a CDS encoding bifunctional enoyl-CoA hydratase/phosphate acetyltransferase: MSAHSSDVIENRTFDEIKVGDRAFLEKRLTMDDIKLFAIMSGDINPSHVDDDYAKRSRFQEVVAHGMWGGALISTVLGTELPGPGTIYLGQTLRFRAPVRLGDVLHVAVKVTEKQSRNHHVIFACECRNQHGDIVIEGEAEVLAPTEKIRRPRAELPAIRLSERGRLHEILTAADHPAPLRMAVVHPVDESSIRGAVEAAAQRLIVPVLVGPKAKIEAAANAADVDISAFELIDTPHSHAAAAKAVALARDGQVDALMKGSLPTSELLHEVVKREGGLRTERCLSHVMAFDVPTYPRPLFITDAAITIYPTLEQKRDIIQNAVELAHALGNDNPKVAILSAVETINPKIISTLDAAALCKMADRGQITGATLDGPLAFDNAVSEAAAKTKGIHSSVAGQADILLAPDLEAANMLMKQLSHLADATGAGLVVGARVPIVLTSRADDALTRMASCALALLLADYQQQQSNALKGE, from the coding sequence ATGTCAGCACATTCCAGCGATGTGATTGAAAATCGAACGTTTGACGAAATAAAAGTGGGCGATAGGGCATTCCTGGAAAAACGCTTGACCATGGATGATATCAAACTGTTTGCCATTATGTCGGGAGATATCAACCCTTCGCATGTGGACGATGACTATGCGAAAAGAAGCCGCTTTCAAGAAGTGGTTGCTCACGGAATGTGGGGCGGAGCGCTTATCTCTACGGTGCTGGGAACGGAACTGCCTGGGCCTGGTACTATTTACCTAGGTCAAACGCTGCGTTTTAGGGCACCGGTTCGCTTGGGTGATGTGCTGCATGTGGCGGTTAAGGTGACGGAAAAACAGTCACGTAACCATCACGTAATATTCGCCTGCGAATGCCGAAATCAGCATGGCGACATTGTGATTGAGGGCGAAGCGGAGGTGCTGGCGCCTACTGAAAAAATCCGCCGTCCCCGTGCAGAACTTCCTGCTATTCGGCTCTCTGAGCGGGGGCGGCTCCATGAGATTCTCACCGCCGCTGACCATCCTGCGCCATTACGTATGGCTGTCGTCCATCCCGTGGATGAGAGCTCTATAAGAGGCGCGGTCGAGGCTGCTGCGCAGCGGTTAATTGTGCCTGTGCTTGTTGGGCCTAAGGCTAAAATTGAGGCAGCGGCGAATGCGGCTGATGTTGATATTAGTGCGTTCGAGCTGATCGATACCCCACATAGCCATGCCGCTGCGGCCAAGGCGGTGGCGTTGGCACGGGATGGCCAAGTAGATGCACTAATGAAAGGCTCGTTGCCTACAAGCGAACTGCTGCACGAGGTGGTTAAACGGGAAGGGGGACTGCGCACCGAGCGCTGCCTGAGCCATGTGATGGCATTTGATGTGCCTACTTACCCGCGTCCGCTATTCATTACCGATGCCGCCATTACTATTTATCCTACGTTGGAACAAAAACGCGACATTATCCAAAATGCCGTGGAGCTCGCCCATGCGCTGGGTAATGACAATCCCAAGGTGGCTATTCTCTCGGCGGTAGAAACGATTAATCCAAAGATTATTTCTACGCTTGATGCGGCGGCACTGTGCAAAATGGCGGATAGGGGTCAGATCACCGGTGCAACGCTGGATGGCCCGCTTGCGTTCGATAATGCCGTATCGGAAGCGGCAGCCAAAACCAAGGGTATTCATTCTTCCGTGGCAGGGCAGGCCGATATCTTATTAGCGCCTGACTTGGAAGCCGCCAACATGCTCATGAAACAATTAAGCCACCTGGCTGATGCAACGGGGGCTGGGCTTGTGGTTGGTGCCCGGGTGCCGATTGTGTTAACGAGCCGTGCTGATGATGCGTTAACGCGAATGGCTTCCTGCGCACTAGCGCTGTTGCTGGCCGACTATCAGCAACAGCAGAGCAACGCATTAAAGGGCGAGTAA
- a CDS encoding FxsA family protein has translation MPILLFISLFTLLDFVLLFSVGSQIGLLTTLLLVVGTGFVGLHLIRKEGVSTFARAKQRMQAGEIPSNELLTGAALIFGGALLMAPGFLSDALGLACLMPTARQLMLKALTWLGLKTAHKQHYQADASYQRQSQRHDHEPEHSNGPLEGDFISRDDASRRH, from the coding sequence ATGCCCATCCTCCTTTTTATATCGCTTTTCACCTTACTCGATTTTGTGCTGCTTTTTTCCGTTGGTAGTCAAATAGGCTTACTGACGACGTTACTGTTAGTGGTTGGCACCGGCTTTGTGGGTCTGCACTTAATTCGTAAAGAAGGGGTATCCACATTTGCCCGAGCCAAGCAGCGCATGCAAGCTGGTGAAATTCCATCCAATGAACTACTCACCGGTGCAGCGCTTATTTTTGGTGGTGCCCTACTCATGGCCCCAGGGTTTCTTTCAGACGCCTTAGGTCTCGCCTGCCTAATGCCTACTGCTCGCCAACTTATGCTGAAAGCCCTTACTTGGCTGGGGCTTAAAACGGCTCATAAACAGCATTATCAAGCTGACGCTTCTTACCAGCGACAAAGCCAGCGCCATGATCACGAGCCGGAGCACTCGAACGGCCCCCTTGAAGGCGATTTTATTAGCCGTGACGACGCTTCTAGGCGGCACTAA
- a CDS encoding Na+/H+ antiporter family protein: protein MNAVIIAVLVMVALSLLRVSVVFALVVGALVGGLIGGLSLDETLSAFNEGVGGGAQVALAYATLGAFAVAISRSGLPDMLANRLITMLGKEASVVHQARVKTLLLVAVLLVAISSQNAIPVHIAFIPVLIPPLLAVMNRLQLDRRAVACALTFGLTAPYMLLPVGFGAIFLNDILLANLNSAGEQLGLEITRSMVPMAMAIPVGGMAIGLVVALLFSYRGQRHYASKALVANAHQQAPTPAEPHVLGLIMSGVAIVAALGLQLYTGSMIVGGLVGIGLLSLGGIFKWREADDLFTSGMRMMALIGFIMISAAGFAEVMKTTGDIESLVEGAFDLFGDNRGLAALVMLLVGLFITLGIGSSFSTIPIIAAIFVPLAVQFGFSPMATVVLVGTAAALGDAGSPASDSTLGPTSGLNVDGQHDHMWDSVVPTFLHYNIPLIAFGWLAAMSL, encoded by the coding sequence ATGAATGCAGTCATTATTGCAGTGCTAGTGATGGTGGCACTGTCGCTTCTACGTGTGTCTGTTGTATTTGCGCTGGTAGTCGGTGCGTTAGTTGGCGGGCTGATTGGGGGATTGTCGCTTGATGAAACGCTTAGTGCCTTTAACGAAGGTGTCGGTGGCGGTGCTCAGGTGGCGCTAGCCTATGCAACGTTGGGTGCTTTTGCCGTGGCGATTTCTCGCTCGGGATTACCCGACATGCTGGCTAACCGGCTTATTACGATGCTGGGCAAGGAGGCGTCGGTGGTTCATCAAGCGCGAGTGAAAACACTGCTGTTAGTAGCCGTGCTGTTGGTGGCTATTTCATCGCAGAACGCCATTCCAGTTCACATCGCGTTTATTCCGGTGCTCATTCCTCCGCTACTTGCCGTCATGAACCGGCTTCAGCTGGACCGCCGTGCAGTTGCCTGCGCGCTTACCTTCGGCTTAACAGCGCCCTATATGCTTTTGCCCGTTGGCTTTGGTGCCATTTTTTTGAACGACATTTTGCTAGCCAACTTAAACAGTGCTGGGGAACAGCTGGGGTTAGAAATCACCAGAAGTATGGTGCCGATGGCGATGGCAATACCCGTAGGTGGCATGGCCATTGGCTTAGTGGTTGCGCTGTTGTTTAGCTACCGTGGCCAGCGCCACTATGCGAGCAAAGCGTTGGTCGCGAATGCCCACCAACAGGCGCCAACGCCTGCTGAGCCCCATGTGTTGGGGTTGATTATGTCGGGTGTCGCTATCGTAGCAGCACTGGGTTTGCAGCTTTATACCGGTTCAATGATCGTGGGCGGGTTAGTGGGTATTGGCTTACTTTCGCTAGGCGGTATTTTTAAATGGCGCGAGGCGGATGACCTGTTTACCAGCGGTATGCGTATGATGGCGCTGATTGGGTTTATCATGATTTCAGCGGCGGGCTTTGCCGAGGTAATGAAAACCACCGGCGATATCGAGTCTCTGGTAGAGGGTGCCTTCGATCTGTTTGGCGATAACCGTGGGCTAGCCGCCTTGGTGATGCTGTTGGTAGGTCTTTTCATTACGCTGGGTATTGGTTCTTCGTTTTCTACTATTCCGATCATTGCCGCTATTTTCGTGCCGCTGGCTGTTCAGTTTGGCTTTTCGCCCATGGCAACCGTCGTGCTGGTGGGGACCGCTGCAGCATTGGGGGATGCAGGCTCGCCTGCATCGGACTCCACCTTAGGGCCAACGTCGGGTTTAAACGTTGATGGCCAGCACGACCACATGTGGGACAGCGTGGTGCCGACTTTCTTGCACTATAATATTCCGCTGATCGCGTTTGGCTGGCTGGCGGCCATGTCGTTATAA
- a CDS encoding SDR family oxidoreductase, with product MQLTDNIIAITGGARGLGFATAQRLGAQGARLALLDRSAEALDEAVSLLSSQRIDAQAFVVDVANEESVQAAFADIATRMGPVSGCINNAGVTDDALLIKAKDGKVEKRMSLSSWQKVLDVNLTGVFLCGREAATQMVEAGHQGVIVNISSISRAGNMGQSNYAAAKAGIHALTVTWGKELARYGIRTGTVAPGFIATDMTASMRPDMLEKIAASVPLKQLGEPDNIAQSVAFIFENDYFTARIIECDGGLRL from the coding sequence ATGCAGTTGACCGATAATATTATTGCTATTACGGGCGGTGCGCGTGGGTTGGGTTTTGCCACGGCGCAGCGATTGGGCGCCCAGGGCGCGCGTTTGGCGCTATTAGATAGGAGTGCTGAAGCGCTTGATGAGGCTGTCTCATTACTGTCTTCCCAGCGAATTGATGCCCAGGCCTTTGTGGTTGATGTTGCCAATGAAGAGTCTGTTCAAGCAGCCTTTGCCGATATAGCAACTCGCATGGGGCCAGTGAGCGGCTGTATAAATAATGCAGGTGTGACTGACGATGCGCTGCTCATCAAGGCGAAAGATGGCAAGGTCGAAAAACGCATGTCGCTGTCATCGTGGCAAAAAGTGCTGGATGTCAATTTAACCGGGGTGTTCCTTTGCGGGCGCGAGGCGGCTACCCAGATGGTGGAAGCCGGTCATCAAGGCGTTATCGTTAATATTTCCAGTATTTCCCGTGCTGGCAACATGGGGCAGAGTAACTATGCCGCTGCTAAAGCGGGGATCCATGCGTTAACCGTCACCTGGGGTAAGGAGCTCGCACGTTATGGCATTCGCACGGGGACAGTGGCACCAGGTTTTATCGCGACTGACATGACGGCTTCCATGCGGCCCGATATGTTGGAAAAAATTGCCGCTAGCGTGCCGTTGAAGCAGTTAGGTGAGCCCGATAATATTGCCCAAAGCGTTGCGTTTATTTTCGAGAACGACTATTTCACCGCACGTATTATCGAGTGTGATGGCGGTTTGCGGCTTTGA
- a CDS encoding MFS transporter — translation MATSRQKTLLFILLASLVISTAMGLRHGFGLFIEPMSSDFGWGRGVFAFALAVQNLIWGLSQPFTGALADRFGAARIIAISGILYVLGLCFMSLSTSALGMTLSAGLLIGLGLSGTTFSVILGAVGRAVAPEKRSMAMGIVSAAGSFGQFAMLPGTLGLIEWLGWSAALLAMGAIAAFMIPLGAMLKDRPSPKALGDLSLRDALNEAASQKGFWLLCLGFFVCGFQVVFIAVHLPGYLFDNGLSVQVGTTVLALVGLFNIVGTYTAGWLGGIWSKPRLLSWLYLIRGAVIAAFIVLPLTATSAYVFGIVMGLLWLSTVPLTNGIVASVFGVRHLSMLGGIVFLFHQLGSFMGVWLGGYMYDLTGHYDTVWQISIILSLAAAALHWFISEKPLARPAHSQVTL, via the coding sequence ATGGCTACCTCAAGGCAAAAAACGCTGCTTTTCATTTTACTGGCGAGCCTCGTCATATCTACCGCCATGGGGCTTCGCCATGGATTTGGACTCTTTATTGAACCCATGAGCAGTGATTTTGGTTGGGGACGTGGGGTATTTGCCTTTGCGCTAGCCGTGCAAAATCTTATCTGGGGGCTTTCTCAGCCTTTTACCGGCGCACTGGCGGATCGTTTTGGCGCCGCCAGAATTATCGCTATAAGCGGCATACTCTACGTCCTTGGGCTCTGTTTTATGAGCCTTTCGACCAGCGCGCTAGGGATGACGCTGAGCGCGGGGTTACTGATCGGTCTCGGCCTTTCTGGAACCACATTCTCGGTCATTTTAGGCGCCGTGGGGCGCGCAGTCGCTCCAGAAAAGCGCAGTATGGCGATGGGGATTGTCAGCGCAGCGGGTTCGTTTGGCCAGTTTGCCATGCTGCCTGGAACGCTAGGGCTCATTGAGTGGCTAGGCTGGTCGGCAGCACTACTGGCCATGGGCGCCATTGCGGCATTTATGATTCCACTTGGCGCCATGCTCAAGGATCGCCCATCGCCTAAAGCACTCGGCGACTTAAGTCTACGCGACGCCCTCAATGAAGCGGCAAGCCAGAAAGGCTTTTGGCTACTCTGCCTGGGGTTCTTCGTGTGCGGTTTTCAGGTTGTGTTTATTGCGGTTCACTTGCCTGGTTATCTTTTTGATAACGGTCTTTCAGTACAAGTTGGCACCACGGTATTGGCACTGGTGGGGCTGTTTAACATAGTGGGCACCTACACGGCAGGCTGGCTAGGCGGCATATGGTCTAAACCGCGCCTGCTGAGCTGGCTTTATCTGATTCGCGGCGCGGTTATTGCAGCGTTTATTGTCCTTCCGCTAACGGCGACTAGCGCCTATGTGTTTGGTATCGTGATGGGGCTGCTATGGCTTTCAACCGTGCCGCTCACCAATGGAATAGTCGCTTCGGTGTTTGGTGTCCGTCATTTATCCATGCTGGGCGGTATTGTTTTCTTGTTTCACCAACTCGGTTCATTTATGGGCGTTTGGCTGGGTGGCTATATGTACGACCTTACGGGGCACTATGATACTGTTTGGCAAATTTCGATCATACTTTCCCTAGCCGCCGCAGCGTTGCATTGGTTTATTAGCGAAAAGCCGCTTGCTCGCCCAGCACATTCACAGGTGACGTTATGA
- a CDS encoding acetate/propionate family kinase produces MQIMVINSGSSSIKFGLYLAPNEAPLTLDALTLKVEGHFSGIGSRGREAVRLNDAQGEALSLGGLAPSATHEEALSSLMAWLEADENGSIAAIGHRVVHGGRDYQAPIKVAAEQLDALSELNSLAPLHQPHGLAPIKQLVQRYPDVAQIACFDTAFHAEQPSVARHFALPRELTQKGLIRYGFHGLSYDYISRVLDSYLPEEASKQRIIVAHLGNGASLCALQNRRSVASTMGFTALEGLPMGTRSGSVDPGLVLHLIQREGMSPEEVETMLYKRSGLLGVSDISGDVRELLESDAPEAEEALSLYAYRIAREIGSLAAALGGLDQLIFTAGVGENAAYIREQVVKQCAWLGVALDSSANALHAARISPACSKVGAWIIPTDEARMMAWYCAQFMHQRSA; encoded by the coding sequence ATGCAAATAATGGTGATCAACAGTGGTTCATCGAGCATCAAGTTTGGGCTTTATCTGGCGCCGAATGAAGCGCCGCTGACCCTTGACGCGCTAACGCTGAAGGTTGAAGGACACTTTTCTGGCATTGGGAGCCGTGGGCGTGAAGCCGTTCGCCTAAACGATGCCCAAGGTGAGGCTCTCTCGTTAGGTGGCTTAGCGCCATCCGCCACTCATGAAGAGGCATTGTCATCGTTGATGGCGTGGCTAGAGGCCGATGAGAACGGCTCAATAGCAGCAATCGGTCACCGAGTTGTGCACGGTGGGCGTGACTATCAGGCGCCTATTAAGGTGGCAGCAGAGCAACTAGACGCGTTAAGTGAGCTAAACAGTTTGGCACCGTTACATCAACCTCATGGGCTAGCGCCTATTAAGCAATTAGTGCAGCGCTATCCGGACGTCGCCCAAATTGCCTGTTTCGACACGGCGTTCCACGCTGAGCAGCCTAGCGTGGCGCGCCATTTTGCCCTGCCGCGTGAGCTTACCCAAAAAGGGCTAATTCGGTACGGTTTTCACGGCCTCTCTTATGACTATATCAGCCGTGTACTGGATAGCTACTTACCTGAGGAGGCGAGTAAACAGCGCATTATTGTGGCGCACTTAGGCAACGGGGCTAGTTTATGCGCGCTGCAGAATAGGCGCAGTGTGGCATCGACAATGGGCTTTACAGCGCTAGAAGGGCTGCCTATGGGCACGCGCTCAGGCAGCGTCGACCCTGGTTTAGTGTTGCACCTCATTCAGCGAGAAGGCATGTCGCCTGAAGAGGTGGAAACGATGCTTTATAAGCGTTCAGGGTTGCTCGGTGTTTCGGATATCAGTGGCGATGTCCGAGAGCTGCTGGAAAGCGACGCCCCAGAGGCTGAAGAGGCGCTATCGCTTTATGCTTACCGAATCGCTCGGGAAATAGGCAGTCTAGCCGCCGCCTTGGGTGGGCTGGATCAGCTTATTTTCACCGCTGGGGTAGGCGAAAATGCCGCGTATATACGTGAGCAGGTAGTGAAGCAGTGTGCTTGGCTGGGAGTTGCTCTAGACAGCAGCGCTAACGCCCTTCATGCGGCCCGTATTTCACCCGCGTGTAGTAAGGTGGGCGCGTGGATAATACCCACCGATGAAGCGCGAATGATGGCTTGGTACTGCGCGCAGTTTATGCACCAACGCTCAGCATAA
- a CDS encoding GntP family permease — protein MGMLAIIISLVLLMFLAYRGISVLLLAPLMASLAVLLSGDVAFLLPIYTDTFMKALGNYVIQFFPLFLLGALFGQLMADSGAAQSISNGIVKRLGTHHVVLTVVIACAVLTYGGVSLFVVAFAIYPISRELFRQANVPKRLIPASIALGSFTFTMTALPGTPAIQNAIPIPYFVTNSFAAPGLGIIAGLIMLGLGISYLQSRVKKAAANHEGYGQHTEREADATDNIAAMPSMPLVVALIPLVMVIGLNALFTYGVFPAMDLSFMSDAFENVTPSRQTGLWAILIALLSASSWLIISHWRHWENLKETINKGCFGSLLPIFNTASEVGYGAVIASLAGFAIIRDAVLNISPGNPLVSEALAMSVLAGITGSSSGGLSIALETLGSEYLMMAAQAGINPELMHRVATLAAGGMDTLPHSGAVITLLAICGLTHRQSYGHLAMVTIALPIAALVSVITLGTLFGSF, from the coding sequence ATGGGCATGCTGGCTATTATCATTTCACTCGTCTTACTGATGTTTCTCGCCTATCGGGGCATCTCAGTCCTGCTGCTGGCACCGCTGATGGCCTCTCTGGCAGTGCTTCTTTCAGGAGACGTCGCCTTCTTACTCCCTATTTACACCGACACCTTTATGAAAGCGCTGGGGAACTATGTTATTCAATTTTTCCCCCTCTTTTTGCTGGGTGCACTCTTTGGTCAGCTAATGGCAGACTCAGGGGCTGCTCAATCTATTTCAAATGGTATTGTTAAGCGCTTGGGCACCCATCATGTGGTGCTCACTGTAGTGATTGCATGCGCGGTATTAACCTATGGCGGCGTCTCACTCTTTGTTGTGGCCTTCGCCATATATCCGATTAGCCGCGAGCTGTTTCGCCAAGCCAACGTGCCTAAGCGCTTGATTCCTGCGTCGATTGCTCTTGGTTCTTTTACGTTCACCATGACAGCACTGCCAGGTACGCCAGCCATCCAAAACGCTATTCCTATTCCCTATTTCGTTACAAATAGCTTTGCAGCTCCCGGCCTGGGCATCATTGCTGGGCTCATTATGTTAGGGCTTGGCATTTCTTACCTACAATCTCGCGTTAAAAAAGCAGCGGCCAATCACGAAGGTTATGGCCAGCATACCGAACGCGAGGCCGACGCAACCGATAACATCGCTGCCATGCCCTCTATGCCGCTAGTAGTAGCACTAATACCGCTGGTGATGGTGATTGGCCTTAACGCGCTCTTTACCTACGGCGTTTTTCCCGCCATGGACCTTAGCTTTATGAGCGATGCCTTTGAGAATGTAACGCCTAGCCGGCAAACAGGACTGTGGGCAATTTTAATTGCTCTGCTGAGTGCTTCTAGCTGGTTGATTATTAGCCATTGGCGGCACTGGGAAAACCTCAAGGAGACCATTAACAAGGGCTGTTTTGGCTCTTTATTACCCATCTTCAATACCGCATCAGAAGTAGGCTACGGAGCGGTGATCGCTAGCCTCGCCGGGTTTGCGATTATTCGCGATGCCGTACTGAATATCTCACCGGGTAACCCACTCGTTTCCGAAGCGCTGGCGATGAGCGTGTTAGCAGGCATTACCGGCTCCTCTTCAGGCGGGCTATCCATTGCCCTTGAAACCCTAGGCAGCGAATACTTAATGATGGCGGCACAGGCAGGAATTAATCCAGAGCTGATGCATCGGGTTGCAACGCTTGCAGCAGGCGGCATGGATACCCTGCCCCACTCAGGCGCGGTGATTACCCTGCTGGCTATTTGCGGCTTAACGCACCGGCAGTCGTACGGTCACTTAGCAATGGTTACCATTGCGTTACCTATCGCGGCACTGGTGAGCGTTATTACCCTCGGCACGCTATTTGGTAGTTTCTAA